From Demequina lutea, a single genomic window includes:
- a CDS encoding DUF4439 domain-containing protein, translating into MADVGLGGRSGWLRVGSLRAGSLRTAVAALVCASALVLSACDIRLETDPVTFPSPDATAVARNSLADAEAAVLAAATDAGASADGAAPGAAATAQTHLDVLGGVYVAHPGTTPAPSPSVTPAPAATLADAIDAVRTKAEEVAATTDDADLAFLARSIDLDWALRELSAARAAATLAADDAAAQASAQASASPTPEESVTSPNATKPTPLPGDSGDAPFPLASRSASGSAGFAPSAATSGLSDEQLSTLALAEDEARFAYETIAALEFGSLRESILARMRLHGERSDSLATVLASKSDAADPRTPLYQLRDANLPDPDSRDALERSIEIDLGDHYAALLDGASTADAAWLLNAAFDSYARAMATPGFTTADLPTLPGLRVGAATSSASATPSAAPSASSPSSSSVPTPASSS; encoded by the coding sequence ATGGCAGATGTGGGGTTGGGCGGACGCTCGGGGTGGCTGCGTGTGGGGTCGTTGCGTGCGGGGTCGCTGCGTACTGCAGTCGCCGCGCTTGTGTGCGCGTCGGCGCTGGTGCTCTCGGCTTGCGACATTCGCCTCGAGACGGATCCCGTCACCTTCCCCTCCCCCGACGCGACCGCCGTCGCGCGAAATTCCCTCGCCGATGCCGAGGCCGCCGTGCTCGCCGCGGCCACGGACGCGGGCGCCTCGGCGGACGGGGCCGCCCCCGGTGCGGCAGCAACGGCTCAGACGCACCTCGACGTCTTGGGCGGCGTGTATGTAGCGCACCCTGGCACGACGCCCGCCCCCAGCCCCAGCGTCACTCCCGCTCCGGCTGCCACGCTGGCCGACGCGATCGACGCGGTGCGAACCAAGGCCGAGGAGGTCGCGGCCACGACGGACGACGCGGACCTGGCCTTCTTGGCCCGCTCGATCGATCTCGACTGGGCGCTGCGCGAACTGTCGGCGGCACGCGCCGCAGCCACCTTGGCTGCCGATGACGCCGCAGCCCAAGCATCGGCGCAGGCGTCGGCGTCACCCACACCCGAGGAGTCGGTCACCTCGCCCAATGCGACCAAGCCGACGCCCCTGCCCGGCGACTCCGGCGACGCGCCTTTCCCTCTTGCCAGCAGATCGGCGTCGGGCTCGGCGGGCTTCGCGCCTAGCGCCGCCACGTCGGGTCTGAGCGACGAGCAGTTGAGCACTCTCGCCCTTGCCGAGGACGAAGCGCGCTTTGCGTATGAGACGATCGCCGCCCTGGAGTTCGGTTCGCTCAGAGAAAGCATCCTCGCCAGGATGCGCCTCCACGGCGAGCGCTCGGATTCCCTGGCCACTGTGCTGGCGTCGAAATCCGACGCCGCCGACCCGCGCACACCGCTGTACCAACTGCGGGACGCGAACCTGCCGGACCCCGACTCGCGCGATGCCCTCGAACGCTCGATCGAGATCGACCTCGGCGATCACTACGCCGCCTTGCTTGATGGCGCGTCCACGGCCGATGCCGCGTGGCTCCTCAACGCCGCGTTCGACTCCTACGCGAGGGCGATGGCCACGCCCGGCTTCACGACGGCCGACCTGCCGACGCTGCCAGGGCTCCGCGTGGGCGCCGCTACGTCATCGGCATCCGCGACACCATCCGCGGCGCCTTCGGCGTCGTCCCCCTCGTCATCGTCTGTGCCCACTCCCGCGTCATCGTCCTAG
- the rpsO gene encoding 30S ribosomal protein S15, which translates to MPLEPDVKKSIMTDYATHEGDTGSPEVQVAMLTQRILDLTEHGKVHKHDHHSRRGLLLLVGKRRRLLGYLQKVDIERYRALIERLGLRR; encoded by the coding sequence GTGCCGCTCGAGCCAGACGTCAAGAAGTCCATCATGACCGATTACGCCACCCACGAGGGTGACACGGGTTCACCCGAGGTTCAGGTGGCGATGCTCACGCAGCGCATCCTCGACCTCACCGAGCACGGCAAGGTGCACAAGCACGACCACCACTCGCGTCGTGGGCTGCTGCTCCTTGTTGGCAAGCGCCGTCGCCTCCTGGGTTACCTCCAGAAGGTCGACATCGAGCGCTACCGCGCACTGATTGAGCGCCTGGGCCTGCGTCGCTAG
- a CDS encoding YlxR family protein, protein MRTCVGCRQREVRSVLVRVVWMVDRVAVDESASAPGRGAWLHPNGTCLAHAAKRKAISRALRVADAGVEALAEHQAFRENRELLPTIDRRDESPWPPNEYPAMSAPQ, encoded by the coding sequence ATGCGGACGTGCGTCGGATGCAGGCAGAGAGAGGTCCGGTCGGTTCTCGTGCGAGTGGTGTGGATGGTTGATCGCGTAGCGGTCGACGAATCCGCATCGGCGCCCGGAAGGGGAGCATGGCTCCATCCCAACGGGACGTGCCTTGCTCACGCGGCGAAGCGGAAAGCAATCAGTCGCGCATTGCGCGTGGCCGATGCCGGTGTGGAGGCCTTGGCCGAGCACCAAGCCTTTCGTGAGAACCGAGAATTGTTGCCCACCATCGACCGACGGGATGAAAGCCCATGGCCACCTAATGAGTACCCAGCAATGAGTGCCCCGCAGTAA
- the nusA gene encoding transcription termination factor NusA, with the protein MDIDMMTLRGLEKERDLKLDVLIDAIEQALLSAYHKTPDAHDHARALVDRNSGKVSIQAREELEDGELGPEFDHTPADFGRIATSTARQVIVQRLRQAGDDAVLGQYVDKEGHLVSGVIQQSADPRNVHVDIGDVEALLPGHEQVPTEVYGHGERIRAYVVSVGRGQKGPAITLSRTHPALVRKLFELEVPEIADGTVEIMSLAREAGHRSKMAVRATVPGVNAKGACIGPMGARVRAVMSELRGEKIDIVDWAEDPATFVGNALSPSRVVSVTVVDEEARAARVIVPDFHLSLAIGKEGQNARLAARLTGWRIDIRSDEAVDEPGASN; encoded by the coding sequence GTGGACATCGACATGATGACCCTCAGGGGGCTCGAAAAGGAGCGCGATCTCAAACTCGACGTGCTGATCGACGCCATCGAGCAAGCGCTCCTGAGCGCTTATCACAAGACTCCCGACGCTCACGATCACGCTCGTGCACTCGTGGATCGCAACTCGGGCAAGGTGAGTATCCAGGCCCGCGAGGAGCTTGAGGACGGAGAGCTCGGCCCCGAGTTCGATCACACCCCCGCCGACTTCGGGCGCATCGCCACGTCGACGGCGCGTCAGGTCATCGTGCAGCGACTGCGCCAGGCGGGTGACGACGCGGTACTGGGCCAATACGTGGACAAGGAAGGCCATCTGGTCTCGGGAGTCATCCAACAGAGCGCCGATCCCCGCAACGTCCATGTGGACATCGGCGACGTCGAGGCCCTCCTTCCCGGCCACGAACAGGTGCCCACCGAGGTGTATGGCCATGGCGAGCGCATCCGCGCGTACGTGGTGAGCGTTGGCCGCGGCCAAAAGGGTCCAGCTATCACGCTTTCGCGTACCCACCCGGCGCTCGTGCGCAAGCTGTTCGAACTCGAAGTGCCGGAGATCGCCGATGGCACCGTCGAGATCATGAGCCTCGCTCGTGAGGCCGGTCACCGCTCCAAGATGGCCGTCAGGGCCACGGTTCCGGGCGTCAATGCGAAGGGCGCCTGCATCGGCCCAATGGGGGCGCGCGTGCGCGCCGTCATGAGCGAGTTGCGCGGCGAAAAGATCGACATTGTCGACTGGGCCGAAGACCCCGCCACGTTCGTCGGCAACGCACTGTCTCCATCGCGCGTCGTCTCCGTGACGGTCGTCGACGAGGAGGCAAGGGCCGCCCGTGTCATCGTTCCCGACTTCCATTTGTCGCTCGCCATCGGTAAGGAGGGCCAAAACGCCCGCCTCGCCGCCAGGCTGACCGGCTGGCGCATCGACATCCGGTCCGACGAGGCCGTCGACGAGCCGGGTGCCTCAAACTGA
- a CDS encoding bifunctional riboflavin kinase/FAD synthetase translates to MTLVWHSLADVPRDLGPTVVTVGNFDGVHKGHRAVLAELVAAAHARGAKAVAVTFDPHPKAVHAPEHQPELITGIDDRIERIAQTGVDGILIQEYTLDFAMATPEEFVRDYLVGGVGAVAIAVGGDTRFGRGNAGDIETLRELGEKLGIDVDIIGDAAAPHDGARRWSSTWVRELLDEGDLRAAADILGAPHRLRGTVIHGDKLGRQIGFPTANLDVYAGFIPRHGVYAGWLEVVDPGDNASAASLLGERLPAAISLGINYTVGTKDLRVEAFVLDREGLDLYGARVALDLIEWERPMLDFGGIEGLVAALHEDVAWTRKVLGVPAL, encoded by the coding sequence ATGACCTTGGTGTGGCACTCACTCGCGGACGTGCCGCGTGACCTAGGCCCCACGGTAGTGACCGTGGGCAACTTCGACGGCGTGCACAAGGGCCACCGGGCGGTTCTCGCGGAGTTGGTCGCGGCCGCGCACGCCCGTGGTGCCAAGGCCGTTGCCGTCACCTTTGACCCTCACCCCAAGGCGGTCCACGCTCCCGAGCATCAGCCGGAGCTCATCACGGGCATCGACGACCGCATTGAGCGCATCGCGCAGACGGGCGTCGACGGCATCCTCATCCAGGAGTACACCCTCGACTTCGCCATGGCGACTCCGGAGGAGTTTGTGCGCGACTACCTCGTCGGCGGAGTGGGCGCGGTGGCGATAGCCGTTGGCGGAGACACCCGCTTCGGCCGCGGCAACGCGGGAGACATCGAGACACTGCGGGAACTGGGGGAGAAACTCGGAATCGACGTCGACATCATCGGTGACGCGGCAGCCCCCCATGATGGCGCCCGCCGTTGGTCGTCCACGTGGGTGCGCGAACTCCTCGATGAGGGGGACTTGCGCGCGGCGGCCGACATCCTCGGCGCGCCGCACCGGCTGCGTGGCACTGTCATTCACGGCGACAAGCTCGGTCGTCAGATTGGCTTTCCCACGGCAAACCTCGACGTCTATGCGGGATTCATTCCCCGGCACGGCGTCTACGCCGGATGGCTCGAGGTCGTGGACCCTGGCGACAACGCGTCGGCCGCATCGCTCTTGGGCGAGCGTCTTCCCGCCGCGATAAGCCTCGGCATCAACTACACGGTGGGCACCAAGGACCTGCGGGTCGAGGCCTTCGTCCTCGATCGCGAGGGGCTCGACCTGTACGGAGCCCGCGTGGCGCTCGACCTGATCGAGTGGGAGCGGCCGATGCTCGACTTCGGCGGCATCGAGGGCCTTGTTGCCGCGCTTCACGAGGACGTCGCCTGGACCCGCAAGGTCCTTGGGGTCCCCGCGCTGTAG
- a CDS encoding polyribonucleotide nucleotidyltransferase codes for MEGPDIQFAEAIIDNGRYGTRTVRFETGRLAQQAAGTVAAYLDNDTMLLSATTAGKHPRDGFDFFPLTVDVEERSYAAGKIPGSFFRREGRPSTDAILTCRLIDRPLRPTFVSGLRNEVQVVITVLAINPEDSYDTLAINAASASTQLSGLPFTGPIAGVRIALVDGQWIAFPKYSQKERAVFDMVVAGRIAGDDIAIMMVEAEATNDSFTLIAEGAQAPTEAVVAEGLEAAKPFLRALCEAQIELAGKSAKAPKEFPRFLDYQDDVLAAVTAATEADLSAALQIADKHEREDRLDEIKDAAHASLDAQFEGREKEISAAVRSVTKKTIRQRILKDGIRIDGRGLKDIRPLTAEVGPIPRVHGSAIFERGETQILGITTLNMLKMEQQIDSFNPEKKKRYVHHYNFPPFSTGETGRVGSPKRREIGHGALAERALVPVLPSREDFPYAIRQVSEALGSNGSTSMGSVCASTLALLNAGVPLRAPVAGIAMGLVSDMVDGEMRYAALTDILGAEDAFGDMDFKVAGTREFVTAIQLDTKLDGIPASVLGAALSQAKDARLHILDVMAQAITEPDEMSEFAPRIITVKVPIDKIGEVIGPKGKMINQIQDETGADISIEDDGTVFIGAVDGPSAEAARAAINAIANPHMPEVGERFVGTVVKTVAFGAFVSLSPGKDGLLHISQIRKLVGGARVENVEDVLSVGQKVQVEVTEIDPRGKLSLGVVDAPGASADVAEGVDN; via the coding sequence ATGGAAGGTCCCGACATCCAGTTCGCCGAAGCAATCATCGACAATGGTCGCTACGGAACCCGTACGGTGCGTTTCGAGACCGGCCGCCTTGCACAGCAGGCCGCCGGTACCGTTGCCGCCTACCTAGACAACGACACCATGTTGCTTTCGGCCACCACGGCCGGTAAGCACCCCCGCGACGGCTTCGACTTCTTCCCCCTCACGGTGGACGTGGAAGAGCGCTCGTACGCGGCAGGAAAGATCCCCGGCTCGTTCTTCCGTCGCGAGGGTCGTCCCTCGACCGACGCGATCCTGACGTGCCGTCTGATCGACCGTCCGTTGCGCCCGACCTTCGTGTCCGGTCTCCGCAACGAGGTCCAGGTCGTCATCACCGTCCTCGCCATCAACCCCGAAGACTCGTACGACACGCTCGCCATCAACGCCGCCTCGGCGTCGACGCAGCTGTCGGGCCTGCCGTTCACGGGCCCCATCGCCGGTGTGCGCATCGCGCTCGTCGATGGCCAGTGGATCGCGTTCCCCAAGTACTCGCAGAAGGAACGCGCCGTCTTCGACATGGTCGTTGCCGGCCGCATCGCTGGCGATGACATCGCCATCATGATGGTCGAGGCGGAAGCCACCAACGATTCCTTTACCTTGATTGCGGAGGGCGCCCAGGCACCCACCGAGGCCGTCGTGGCAGAGGGTCTCGAGGCGGCCAAGCCGTTCCTCAGGGCGCTGTGCGAGGCGCAGATCGAGCTCGCGGGCAAGTCTGCCAAGGCGCCCAAGGAGTTCCCCAGGTTCCTCGACTACCAGGACGACGTCCTGGCCGCGGTGACCGCTGCTACCGAGGCGGACCTGTCCGCCGCGCTGCAGATCGCCGACAAGCACGAGCGCGAAGACCGCCTCGATGAGATCAAGGACGCGGCGCACGCCAGCCTTGACGCTCAGTTCGAGGGTCGCGAGAAGGAAATCTCGGCAGCCGTTCGCTCGGTCACCAAGAAGACCATTCGCCAGCGCATCCTCAAGGATGGCATCCGCATCGACGGCCGTGGCCTCAAGGACATTCGCCCGCTGACGGCCGAGGTTGGCCCGATCCCGCGTGTTCACGGCTCGGCTATCTTCGAGCGCGGCGAGACCCAGATCCTGGGCATCACCACGCTCAACATGCTCAAGATGGAACAGCAGATCGACTCGTTTAACCCCGAGAAGAAGAAGCGCTACGTCCACCACTACAACTTCCCGCCCTTCTCCACGGGCGAGACCGGCCGCGTGGGTTCCCCCAAGCGTCGTGAGATTGGCCACGGTGCGCTCGCAGAGCGTGCCCTCGTGCCCGTTCTCCCTTCGCGCGAGGACTTCCCGTACGCGATCCGTCAGGTCTCCGAGGCGCTGGGCTCGAACGGCTCGACGTCGATGGGCTCTGTCTGCGCCTCGACCTTGGCCCTGCTGAATGCCGGTGTGCCCCTTAGGGCCCCCGTCGCAGGCATCGCCATGGGCCTCGTGTCCGACATGGTTGACGGCGAGATGCGCTACGCGGCACTCACCGACATCCTGGGCGCCGAGGATGCATTCGGCGACATGGACTTCAAGGTTGCCGGTACCCGCGAGTTCGTGACGGCCATCCAGCTCGACACCAAGCTCGACGGCATTCCCGCGTCGGTTCTTGGCGCTGCGCTCTCGCAGGCAAAGGACGCTCGTCTGCACATCCTCGACGTGATGGCCCAGGCCATCACCGAGCCCGATGAGATGAGCGAGTTCGCACCGCGCATCATCACGGTCAAGGTGCCGATTGACAAGATCGGTGAGGTCATTGGCCCGAAGGGCAAGATGATCAACCAGATCCAGGACGAGACCGGCGCCGACATCTCGATCGAGGACGACGGGACCGTGTTCATCGGTGCCGTCGACGGCCCTTCGGCGGAGGCGGCCCGTGCGGCCATCAACGCCATCGCCAACCCGCACATGCCCGAGGTTGGCGAGCGCTTCGTCGGTACCGTCGTGAAGACGGTCGCCTTCGGCGCGTTCGTGTCGCTCAGCCCCGGCAAGGACGGTCTGCTGCACATCTCGCAGATCCGCAAGCTCGTGGGCGGCGCTCGCGTGGAGAACGTCGAAGACGTGCTCTCCGTGGGTCAGAAGGTTCAGGTTGAGGTCACCGAGATCGACCCGCGCGGCAAGCTGTCGCTTGGCGTTGTCGACGCTCCCGGTGCATCGGCCGACGTTGCAGAGGGTGTCGACAACTAA
- the truB gene encoding tRNA pseudouridine(55) synthase TruB: MRTTRTTPTRTTPRTRTDRVARAADDPTPGLLLVDKPQGLTSHDVVARARRLLGTRKVGHAGTLDPMATGLLILGVGKATRLLTYVTGHDKSYDATIRLGQSTVTDDAEGEVTTTADASGVTDEALAAAIASLTGDIMQVPSAVSAIKVNGERAYARVRAGEDVTLAARPATVSRFEVHELRRTGAVVDIDATIDVSSGTYIRALARDLGAALGVGGHLTALRRTRIGAVSVAEAHTLDELGAMVDAGTPIALASLADASRALLPTLAVTDAEVASLSYGQALRERGAELGEPSDPDDFTHDAVAVSPEGVAVAILRRVKGAAKPVIVFEPAGQAS; this comes from the coding sequence ATGAGGACGACGCGGACGACGCCAACGAGGACGACGCCGAGGACGAGGACTGATCGGGTGGCTCGCGCCGCCGATGACCCCACGCCTGGTCTGTTGCTCGTCGACAAGCCTCAAGGCCTGACGTCTCATGACGTTGTTGCACGCGCGCGCCGACTGTTGGGCACGCGCAAGGTAGGTCACGCGGGCACTCTGGACCCGATGGCCACCGGCCTGTTGATCCTTGGAGTCGGCAAGGCCACGCGCCTCCTCACCTACGTCACTGGGCACGACAAGTCCTACGACGCGACCATTCGCCTCGGTCAGTCCACGGTGACCGACGATGCCGAGGGTGAGGTCACGACCACGGCCGACGCGTCTGGCGTCACGGATGAGGCCCTCGCGGCGGCGATTGCGTCGCTCACCGGCGACATCATGCAGGTGCCGAGCGCGGTGAGCGCGATCAAGGTCAACGGCGAGCGCGCCTATGCGCGCGTGCGTGCGGGGGAGGATGTCACTCTGGCCGCAAGGCCAGCGACCGTCTCTCGGTTCGAGGTGCACGAGTTGCGCCGCACGGGCGCGGTGGTCGACATCGACGCGACCATCGACGTGTCGTCGGGAACGTACATCCGCGCCTTGGCTCGCGATCTTGGAGCCGCGCTCGGCGTCGGGGGACACCTGACCGCCTTGCGCCGCACCCGCATCGGCGCAGTGAGCGTTGCGGAGGCCCACACGCTCGACGAACTTGGTGCGATGGTCGATGCGGGTACCCCCATTGCCCTCGCGTCTCTTGCCGACGCCTCTCGCGCGCTCCTACCAACCTTGGCCGTGACCGATGCCGAGGTCGCGTCCCTCTCCTATGGGCAGGCGCTGCGTGAACGCGGCGCCGAGTTGGGGGAGCCCTCCGATCCGGACGACTTCACTCACGATGCCGTGGCCGTGAGTCCCGAGGGCGTCGCCGTGGCGATCCTGCGCCGCGTCAAGGGCGCGGCCAAGCCCGTGATCGTGTTCGAGCCTGCGGGGCAGGCGTCGTAA
- the rimP gene encoding ribosome maturation factor RimP has product MKLDERIADLARPAAEAAGLIVDSVTVSAAGKNTKVLVTVDLPEDAVGSVDLDTVATASRAIGDALDAANVPAGAYLLEVSTPGTDRPLTLRRHFMRARTRLVDLEMVEGSAQTGRIVDVTGDALVLDIDGETKTVALDDVKLGRVQVEMKRLD; this is encoded by the coding sequence ATGAAACTCGACGAACGCATCGCCGACCTAGCGCGACCTGCTGCAGAGGCCGCTGGCCTCATTGTGGACTCGGTGACGGTGTCCGCCGCCGGCAAGAACACCAAGGTGCTCGTGACCGTTGACCTTCCCGAGGACGCCGTCGGTTCGGTCGACCTCGACACCGTTGCGACGGCCTCGCGCGCGATCGGCGACGCGCTTGACGCGGCCAACGTTCCCGCGGGCGCGTATCTCCTCGAGGTGTCGACTCCTGGCACCGACCGTCCGTTGACGCTGCGAAGGCACTTCATGCGCGCACGGACGCGCCTGGTAGACCTAGAAATGGTCGAGGGAAGCGCGCAGACTGGACGAATCGTTGACGTGACGGGTGACGCGTTGGTGCTCGACATCGACGGCGAGACAAAGACTGTGGCACTGGACGACGTGAAGCTCGGACGCGTCCAGGTCGAAATGAAACGACTCGACTGA
- the infB gene encoding translation initiation factor IF-2 → MAKPRVHEIAKEIGVSSKDLMAKLSELGEYVKGPSSTLEAPVVRKAKEAFPNATGPAPEPSTPKVASAPKPGAPRPPAPKPAVAPEEAAPAPAASAPAAPAGSSAGAPATTADAASPSNKSAAASAPQAAPASADAATASTDASGTPAATPSDMPRPRPRPGGNNPFQPREGAPRPRPGGNNPFQAPRPGAPRGPRPGAPAAGSPGARPGAPGARPSGPGGAGRPAPGGARPGGFVPRTGAAGGAPGSRPGFGGGPGAAAPGSRPAAGSRGRGGGTAGAFGRQGGRPTRGRKSKRAKRAEYEQQQAPSIGGVQIPRGDGNTPLRLRRGATLSDFADKIDVNPASLVTVLFHLGEMATATQSLDEDTFAALGAELGYRIEIVSPEDEDKELLEDFGLDLEAELAAETDDDLEARPPVVTVMGHVDHGKTRLLDAIRKADVVSGEAGGITQHIGAYQVRREHEGTTRAITFIDTPGHEAFTAMRARGARVTDVAILVVAADDGVMPQTIEALNHAQAANVPIVVAVNKIDKEGANPGKIRQQLTEYNLVAEEYGGETIFVDVSATKGLNIQELLDAVLLTADAGLDLRANPNKDARGVAVEAHLDRGRGPVATVLVQSGTLRVGDAIVAGTAYGRVRAMFNEYDELVEEALPARPVMVIGLTSVPRAGDSFLVADDDRTARQIAEKREAADRAASLAKRRKRISLEDLTKAIEEGKVDTLNLIIKGDVSGAVEALEDALLAIDVGDSVDLRVIHRGVGAVTQNDVNLATVDNAIIIGFNVRPAERVQELADREGVDMRFYSVIYRALEDVEAALKGMLKPEYEERQTGAAEIMEIFRSSKFGNIAGCLVREGTMKRNARVRITRGGNVIGEASLDTLRRFKDDATEVREGFECGIGLGKFNDIQVGDRIESFEMVEIPRS, encoded by the coding sequence GTGGCAAAGCCCCGCGTTCATGAGATCGCGAAGGAAATCGGAGTATCGAGCAAGGACTTGATGGCCAAGCTTTCTGAACTTGGTGAATACGTCAAGGGACCGTCCTCGACACTGGAAGCACCCGTCGTTCGCAAGGCCAAAGAGGCCTTCCCGAACGCGACGGGTCCCGCTCCGGAACCCTCGACCCCCAAGGTGGCGAGCGCACCCAAGCCGGGCGCACCTCGTCCCCCAGCGCCCAAGCCGGCCGTTGCACCCGAAGAAGCGGCACCCGCACCCGCGGCATCCGCACCCGCGGCACCTGCTGGTTCGTCAGCGGGCGCACCCGCGACGACCGCCGACGCCGCGAGCCCGTCCAACAAGTCGGCCGCAGCGTCCGCACCTCAGGCGGCCCCGGCGTCTGCCGATGCTGCCACCGCAAGCACCGACGCGAGTGGCACTCCCGCCGCGACGCCCTCCGACATGCCCCGGCCGCGCCCCCGTCCGGGCGGCAATAACCCGTTCCAGCCTCGCGAGGGCGCCCCGCGTCCGCGTCCGGGCGGCAACAATCCCTTCCAGGCGCCACGTCCAGGTGCGCCCCGTGGACCACGTCCGGGCGCTCCCGCAGCGGGGTCCCCAGGCGCCCGTCCGGGCGCTCCGGGCGCACGTCCCAGCGGTCCGGGTGGCGCAGGCCGTCCCGCTCCGGGTGGCGCTCGTCCTGGCGGCTTTGTTCCGCGCACAGGTGCCGCAGGCGGAGCTCCAGGCAGCCGTCCAGGCTTTGGCGGAGGTCCGGGTGCAGCCGCACCAGGCAGCCGTCCAGCCGCAGGTAGCCGTGGTCGCGGTGGAGGCACCGCTGGTGCCTTCGGCCGTCAGGGTGGCAGGCCGACGCGTGGACGGAAGTCCAAGCGGGCCAAGCGGGCCGAGTACGAGCAGCAGCAGGCGCCATCCATTGGTGGCGTGCAGATCCCTCGCGGCGACGGAAACACGCCGTTGCGCCTTCGTCGCGGTGCGACGCTGAGCGACTTCGCCGACAAGATCGATGTCAATCCAGCTTCGCTCGTGACCGTGCTGTTCCACCTCGGTGAGATGGCCACTGCCACGCAGTCACTCGATGAGGACACCTTCGCGGCGCTGGGCGCCGAGCTTGGCTACCGCATCGAGATCGTGTCGCCCGAGGACGAGGACAAGGAACTGCTCGAGGACTTCGGGCTTGACCTTGAGGCCGAACTCGCAGCAGAGACCGACGATGATCTCGAGGCGCGTCCCCCCGTCGTCACCGTCATGGGTCACGTTGACCACGGTAAGACCAGGCTTCTTGACGCCATCCGCAAGGCCGACGTGGTGTCGGGCGAGGCCGGAGGTATCACCCAGCACATCGGTGCCTACCAGGTGCGTCGCGAGCACGAGGGCACCACGCGTGCCATCACGTTCATCGACACCCCGGGTCACGAGGCCTTCACAGCCATGCGTGCCCGTGGTGCGAGAGTCACCGACGTCGCGATCCTTGTGGTCGCGGCCGACGATGGTGTCATGCCCCAGACGATTGAGGCCCTGAACCACGCTCAAGCGGCGAACGTGCCGATCGTGGTGGCGGTCAACAAGATCGACAAGGAAGGCGCCAACCCTGGCAAGATCCGCCAGCAGCTCACCGAGTACAACTTGGTGGCAGAGGAGTACGGAGGCGAGACGATCTTCGTTGACGTGTCCGCTACTAAGGGCCTGAACATCCAGGAGCTGCTCGACGCGGTGTTGTTGACGGCTGACGCAGGTCTCGACTTGCGTGCTAACCCGAACAAGGACGCTCGTGGCGTTGCGGTCGAGGCTCACCTCGACAGGGGCCGTGGGCCTGTGGCAACCGTGCTTGTCCAGTCCGGAACGCTGCGTGTTGGCGATGCGATCGTGGCGGGTACCGCCTACGGCCGCGTGCGTGCCATGTTCAACGAGTACGACGAGCTTGTCGAGGAGGCACTACCCGCGCGTCCCGTCATGGTCATCGGCCTCACGTCGGTGCCCCGCGCTGGCGACAGCTTCCTGGTGGCGGACGATGACCGTACGGCCCGTCAGATTGCCGAGAAGCGCGAGGCGGCCGACCGTGCCGCATCTCTCGCGAAGCGTCGCAAGCGCATCAGCCTCGAGGACCTCACCAAGGCCATCGAGGAAGGCAAGGTCGACACGCTCAACCTCATCATCAAGGGCGATGTGTCCGGTGCCGTCGAGGCGCTCGAGGACGCACTGCTCGCGATCGACGTGGGCGACAGCGTCGACCTGCGCGTCATCCACCGTGGTGTGGGTGCCGTCACGCAGAACGACGTCAACCTGGCCACCGTCGACAACGCCATCATCATCGGCTTCAACGTGCGTCCCGCCGAGCGCGTTCAGGAGCTCGCTGACCGCGAGGGCGTAGACATGCGCTTCTACTCGGTCATCTACCGAGCACTCGAGGACGTCGAGGCTGCGCTCAAGGGCATGCTCAAGCCCGAGTACGAGGAGAGGCAGACCGGCGCCGCCGAGATCATGGAGATCTTCCGCAGTTCCAAGTTCGGCAATATCGCCGGTTGCTTGGTCCGCGAGGGCACCATGAAGCGCAATGCCAGGGTCCGCATCACTCGGGGCGGCAACGTCATCGGCGAGGCATCGCTCGACACGCTGCGCCGCTTCAAGGACGACGCCACCGAGGTTCGCGAAGGGTTCGAGTGCGGTATTGGGCTCGGCAAGTTCAACGACATTCAGGTGGGCGACCGCATCGAGAGCTTCGAGATGGTCGAGATCCCGAGGTCCTAA
- the rbfA gene encoding 30S ribosome-binding factor RbfA yields MADSPRALRIAGTIKKIVARALESEIKDPRLGFVTVTDVRVTGDLQQASVFYTVYGSEEDRANTAAALNSAKGRIRSMVGGELGIRLTPSIEFHLDAVPETAASLEKSLHEAAIRDAELAKMREGAQFAGEADPYRRPADEDDADDANEDDAEDED; encoded by the coding sequence ATGGCTGACTCACCCAGAGCACTCCGGATCGCGGGCACGATCAAGAAGATCGTCGCCCGCGCTCTGGAGAGCGAAATCAAGGACCCTCGCCTGGGGTTCGTCACGGTGACCGACGTACGCGTCACCGGAGACCTGCAACAGGCGTCAGTGTTCTATACGGTCTACGGCTCCGAGGAGGATCGCGCCAACACGGCCGCGGCCCTCAACTCGGCCAAGGGCCGCATACGTTCGATGGTGGGTGGTGAGCTGGGTATCCGGCTCACCCCCTCGATCGAGTTCCACTTGGATGCGGTGCCCGAGACCGCGGCATCTCTCGAGAAGTCGCTTCACGAGGCGGCCATTCGCGACGCCGAGCTCGCCAAGATGCGAGAGGGCGCCCAGTTCGCTGGGGAGGCCGATCCTTACCGGCGTCCCGCCGATGAGGACGACGCGGACGACGCCAACGAGGACGACGCCGAGGACGAGGACTGA